A window of Ranitomeya variabilis isolate aRanVar5 chromosome 2, aRanVar5.hap1, whole genome shotgun sequence contains these coding sequences:
- the LOC143808969 gene encoding carboxylesterase 1D-like, with product MFYILIIPVNERLITILLLDFIFVSIYVLFFFSTGDNRLHGNYGFLDQVASLQWIQENIADFGGDPSSVTIFGESAGGVSVSALVASPLAKGLFHRAISESGTVAISAMVVSTSEELIYFKNKVSESSGCDLACIAD from the exons atgttttatattCTCATTA TTCCTGTGAATGAGAGATTAATTACG ATATTGCTTTTGGACTTTATTTTCGTAtcaatttatgttttgttttttttcagtactGGAGACAACCGATTACATGGCAATTATGGGTTTCTGGACCAAGTTGCCTCCCTCCAATGGATACAGGAAAATATTGCAGATTTTGGAGGTGATCCCTCATCTGTCACTATATTCGGTGAATCTGCTGGAGGAGTCAGCGTTTCAGCACTT GTGGCGTCTCCTTTAGCAAAAGGTCTGTTCCACCGCGCCATCTCCGAGAGCGGAACTGTAGCTATATCAGCCATGGTGGTCAGCACGTCTGAAGAGCTCATCTACTTCAAAAAT AAAGTATCGGAGTCATCGGGCTGTGATCTCGCCTGCATAGCTGACTGA